DNA sequence from the Gadus morhua chromosome 21, gadMor3.0, whole genome shotgun sequence genome:
CAGGGGTAGGTACCttgtcaaggacacctcgacactcagctaggagaagccggggatcgaaccaggttaccagccaacccgctctgcctcctgagctactgctgcctCAAATACTgaaaatgtacctattccactgagtacatactgagaatgtacctattccaatGAACACATATTATTCTGATAATGTACATATTCTACTGAATACATTTTGTACTGATAATGTACCTATACcactgaatatatattgaaCTGAGAATGTatctattccactgaatatatattgaactgagaatgtacctattccccTGAATATATATTGTACCGAGAATGTAACTATCACACAGAAAATGTATCCATTCTACTTTTAGTACATTGTTATTCAAATCTCAAAAGTTTACaaacattgtattgtgttgtcaaACATGATACatgagtttattgtttatcttatatggtatatcatttaatattgtgtttctttctgtaagctactggacaatcaatttccttgagggagtcatcccaaaaggatcaataaagcctaatataatataatctaatgattcaaaaaataataaacaaatattactATTTGGTTAAATCAACTTATGATAATGTAATCAAAATCAATGTTTCACCTTATCTCatacatttcttttttcattaattaaaaatataaaaaaaattcagATAAAAGACATTGAACATTATAGTGTAGTCTTATAGGTTATCATGGGTTAGATTTGTTATAGTACAGTGTTCGTGGCTTAATGAATTACTCCTTAGATGACAGTGAAAAGTAAGATATGAATACAGTTCTCTCAGACCacacatagtagagattctaattcaggaaacaacattagttgatttggtcgtttgattattttattaccaaacaaaggtcctagtctgtttgattgacaggtgagaggaTCAGGGGGGCAGTGTTGTCACCTTTATGTTCAAGGGGACCTGGGTTGAGGAGTGGACagagaggctcagtgaaggtgcagccagtagcagagtagagatgaaccctggcttccacatcatagaaggagaccagaccctcatcataatcaacaaacacccccaccttctggagctcagctcgcagagggagagggacagaagggTTATCTCTAAATATCAACCAATCCTTGTAGTAGAAAAGAGTCCAGTAACCGTTCTCAGGGATCAACGGTATCTGACCTTTTCTggcgatggactctctggccactcctacaAACCATatagtcttgtctttaacctggacctcaaagtaaaatctccctgaggagaagctctgcctcgtgagaacacatGTCAAttgtgtaaatctcttagggttgtctcgGAGTCTCTTCTTAATCTTTACACCTCCATAATGTACTAGTTTCCCATCCACAGACAGGGTAAGccagggatgagctgtatcaggatccagagtcacatctacttcatactgctggaccctcttcagttcagcatcaagcagcttcttcatctccatgttcagtgtcccctccagctgatccagggatctcctcaaggtccctgcgtatgacggaggacggacctccaccgtggtccagtccctggtgggtggaggatccttcagggatctgaaggcctggaggaagtggaggtggtctttagtgtgtgagagctgcttcacctctgagcttctattggtcagatcttctatttcctgctccagcccttttatgaggtcttcagcttgtttctctgtggatttcagtttctctttaaccatttggttgagatcatcctggcacttttcaatgcggcgcatcagagcagtgaggatctgcacaccatcagctatctctctgtctgcgtctgctttgctgcgtttaactgtgtctttaatctcctgaatatttttttgtctctcctggatcaaCTGCTTAACTTCAGCCtttatcttccccagctgggccgtcttctcttcatattcctccttcagaggtATAACAGGATGTGACTTGTGGTCCGTCTctgtgcacaacagacacacacacacctgttcagtcttgcagaagagctccagaagtcggtcgtgtttcttacacatcctgtcgtccagacggtccataggctcgaccagccgatgtttcttcaggcctgcgactctatggtgtggctccaggtgggtttggcagtaagaggtaagacacattaggcaggacttcacggccttcagcagggtcccagtacagacgtcacagggaacttctgctggttcaacacaaggctgctcttttactcgtagggacgttccaaaccgatcaaccatCTCTGAAAAGAGGACATTGacccgtaaatcaggtcttgtgttgaaaagctcgttgcaaacgggacatttgtacttgacttgttcatcccagaacttagtaatacaggttctgcagaagttgtgtccacatggtgtggaaactgggctgctgaacacatccagacagatggaacatgaaaagttctctttagaccaggaagtgttagcagaggccattcctagacacagacgacaaggtttatgtattgagcaaccCATTATTATAGTGTTTTTAACACTataaaaaagtgtttttaacTTCTCAAAATTGTGCTTCTTTACTCACCTTGATGTTGTTTCAGTCCGTCAGCGTATTTCAAaatgcgttttatttttctcctgacCGAGAGAACTGCTTTCACGTCGGGTGCTTTGGTTGATCTGAACCTTAAGTTTCGTTTACTCTACCTGAcgtcctgtcccctcctctcctaacccctggctcctcccctaacccctggctccgcccacaCGACACATGGCTGCACTGCGTTCATGCACTTTGCTAACTCCCTGAACCGGTTCTTTAACCGGTTTGACACCCAGGACTACACCGCCTCCTGTGAAGGCGCTGGTAGAACCCCAGCACCCACCCTTCACTCAGGAGGATGTACAGCCACAGCTGGCCAGGTGCAAAATTGGCAAGGCCCCGGGGCCGGTATGGATTCATACAGAACAGCTAAAGTTCCCGACCTATGGAAGACCTCAACCGTTGCACCAATACCCCCAAAACCCCGCCAGTCAGAGCCCAACCACTTCCGTCCGGTTGCACTCACGCCCATCATAACGAAGTGCATGGAGAAGATAATGCTTCACCTCATCCTGTCAACCGTGGGACCACAGCTGGACCCTCACCAGTTTGCACACAGGCCGAAACGTGGGACGGAGGACGCCCCCCTCTCCAGACACCAAACCACTTAGCATCAGTCCTGTGCGTCGACAACATCTCTGCATTCAACACTATCCAGCGGCACCAGGTCATCGAGACGCTCAAACATCTGGACATTATTCCCCTCCACCTTCACTGGATATACAATATCCTCAGCAACAGACCGCATGCAGTGAAAGTAGGTACAGCAACATCATCAACCCTCATCACCAACACCGGAGCACCTCAGGGCTGCGTCCTCAGTCCATTTCTGTGTACCCTCCACACAAATGACTGCAGCAGCCCAGCCCCCATCACCACGTACCATAAAGATGCAGACGACACGGCCATAATAGGTCTACTCAGTGACAACAATTCCACCACAGCATACCAACAGTCAACCACACAGTTTTCACCGTGGTGCACAGACAACTATCTCCAGTTAAACGATgacaaaacaaaggaaaaggTCATGCACACAGCCAAGACACCTCCTACATTCAATCACACATTCATCAGAGGACAACCAGTTGAACTAGTCAACAGTTTCAAATACCTAGGGCTCACCATAGATAACAAACTCAACTCCGACCAACATGTCCTTAACCCTATCCACGGCTTTATGTCATACGCAAACTGAGATCACTGTCTGtggccccccacctcctcttactcctctaCAAAAGCATCATCCAACCCATCCTAGTGTACTGTTCCCCCTGCTGCTTCACCCTGCTCACTGTCACCAGCAAAAACAGACTCCTCAAAACCCCACACATAGCATCCAAGATaaccaccctcccacccccaggCTGTCAGAGGCAAATGAGCTCGCTGTAGCACCCCTGGCTCGTGTAAAAGTCAGCGTCCCTGACCATTCCCTTAGCCAATTCTTCCAATTACTCCCATCTGGCCGCAGTTATAGGGTAATGAACCGGAGAAAagcccaataaaaaaaaaagtttagtcCCCTCAGCTATCAAAATATGTAG
Encoded proteins:
- the LOC115534279 gene encoding E3 ubiquitin-protein ligase TRIM39-like isoform X1, with the translated sequence MASANTSWSKENFSCSICLDVFSSPVSTPCGHNFCRTCITKFWDEQVKYKCPVCNELFNTRPDLRVNVLFSEMVDRFGTSLRVKEQPCVEPAEVPCDVCTGTLLKAVKSCLMCLTSYCQTHLEPHHRVAGLKKHRLVEPMDRLDDRMCKKHDRLLELFCKTEQVCVCLLCTETDHKSHPVIPLKEEYEEKTAQLGKIKAEVKQLIQERQKNIQEIKDTVKRSKADADREIADGVQILTALMRRIEKCQDDLNQMVKEKLKSTEKQAEDLIKGLEQEIEDLTNRSSEVKQLSHTKDHLHFLQAFRSLKDPPPTRDWTTVEVRPPSYAGTLRRSLDQLEGTLNMEMKKLLDAELKRVQQYEVDVTLDPDTAHPWLTLSVDGKLVHYGGVKIKKRLRDNPKRFTQLTCVLTRQSFSSGRFYFEVQVKDKTIWFVGVARESIARKGQIPLIPENGYWTLFYYKDWLIFRDNPSVPLPLRAELQKVGVFVDYDEGLVSFYDVEARVHLYSATGCTFTEPLCPLLNPGPLEHKGDNTAPLILSPVNQTD
- the LOC115534279 gene encoding zinc finger protein RFP-like isoform X2 is translated as MVDRFGTSLRVKEQPCVEPAEVPCDVCTGTLLKAVKSCLMCLTSYCQTHLEPHHRVAGLKKHRLVEPMDRLDDRMCKKHDRLLELFCKTEQVCVCLLCTETDHKSHPVIPLKEEYEEKTAQLGKIKAEVKQLIQERQKNIQEIKDTVKRSKADADREIADGVQILTALMRRIEKCQDDLNQMVKEKLKSTEKQAEDLIKGLEQEIEDLTNRSSEVKQLSHTKDHLHFLQAFRSLKDPPPTRDWTTVEVRPPSYAGTLRRSLDQLEGTLNMEMKKLLDAELKRVQQYEVDVTLDPDTAHPWLTLSVDGKLVHYGGVKIKKRLRDNPKRFTQLTCVLTRQSFSSGRFYFEVQVKDKTIWFVGVARESIARKGQIPLIPENGYWTLFYYKDWLIFRDNPSVPLPLRAELQKVGVFVDYDEGLVSFYDVEARVHLYSATGCTFTEPLCPLLNPGPLEHKGDNTAPLILSPVNQTD